A genomic segment from Geitlerinema sp. PCC 7407 encodes:
- a CDS encoding MASE1 domain-containing protein: MNLQDFSRRIKKILLILSIALIYYITAKLGQFLAIPPGFITPVYPPSGIALAMILLLGYQVWWGIWLGAFVAAAWALWANTGVLPMAVISGLGIATGSVLQAIAGAFLIRRLIGNRRIFTNVPSVTRFTGIEVLSCMVSPTFGSTVMYLCGFIKAENYVISWLTFWLGDLIGVLVVAPLLLSWIGSRYQSFEKINSSIHPSPKAFALETGLWLLSLLSIGMVAFGFSYPVEYLLIPLLVWSAFRTEQRFTAIAIVLVSALAIAGAIRGTSSFNRSTLNESLLLLQTFLGTVTVTTLMLSAVIMEREQAKERLQRVNEDLELKVEERTAALKQSKEAAEVASHAKSEFLANMSHELRTPLNGILGYAQILSRSQSWGEKERKGIDIIYQCGSHLLTLINDVLDISKIEARRLELEPAIVHLPALLQGIAEIVGIRAKQKEIDFVYLPDADLPEGIEADEKRLRQVLINLLGNAVKFTDHGKVTFRVRRLQAPENHASRKEIQAEDAETSTVRLRFQVEDTGIGIDAEAIEKIFQPFEQVSNYKRNSEGTGLGLAISQTIAQMMGSHISVQSQVGIGSTFSLEVEFPIATEWRQSTLNANGERLEGYQEEQKTILVVDDKWENRSVIVNLLEPLGFAVIEAEDGKDGLEKAWKHQPDLTITDILMPVMNGYQLIQGIRESDTLNSIPIIVSSASVSNLEQQQSLDAGGSAFLGKPVEAESLFRMLRKYLQLTWVYQAPVSDLKPEATLTLPVSTSVPVTSLAPVGLDAVPSSEALAQLLDLAQQGRLKRLVDLAQDLVVENAQYAPLAKQLSELSRGFQVIKIEELIQQLLKQAADKKAAESERGE, from the coding sequence ATGAACCTGCAAGACTTTTCCCGGCGAATCAAAAAGATTCTGCTCATCCTGTCGATTGCGCTGATCTATTACATCACAGCAAAATTAGGGCAGTTTTTGGCAATTCCCCCTGGCTTTATCACGCCAGTCTATCCGCCCTCTGGTATTGCCCTAGCGATGATCCTGCTTTTGGGATACCAGGTTTGGTGGGGGATCTGGCTGGGAGCTTTTGTGGCGGCGGCGTGGGCACTGTGGGCGAATACCGGCGTTTTGCCCATGGCGGTTATCTCAGGTCTTGGGATTGCCACGGGCTCTGTTTTACAGGCGATCGCCGGAGCGTTTCTCATTCGGCGCCTGATCGGCAATCGCCGAATTTTTACCAACGTCCCCAGCGTGACTCGGTTTACCGGTATCGAAGTTTTGAGCTGTATGGTGAGCCCCACCTTCGGCTCAACCGTGATGTATTTGTGCGGGTTCATCAAGGCCGAAAACTACGTCATTAGCTGGCTGACTTTTTGGCTAGGAGACTTGATTGGGGTTCTGGTGGTTGCGCCGCTGCTGCTCTCTTGGATTGGCAGTCGGTATCAGTCCTTTGAGAAAATCAATTCATCCATTCACCCGAGTCCAAAGGCTTTTGCCCTAGAGACGGGACTGTGGCTTTTGTCATTGCTCAGCATTGGCATGGTGGCCTTTGGGTTTAGCTATCCCGTGGAGTATTTGCTCATCCCGCTGCTGGTTTGGTCGGCGTTTCGGACAGAGCAGCGTTTTACGGCGATCGCCATTGTGTTGGTGTCCGCTCTGGCGATCGCCGGCGCTATTCGCGGCACCAGCTCCTTCAACCGCAGCACCCTCAATGAATCTCTGCTGCTGCTGCAAACCTTCTTAGGGACCGTCACCGTCACGACGTTGATGTTGTCGGCTGTGATCATGGAGCGCGAACAAGCCAAAGAAAGATTGCAGCGCGTCAACGAAGACCTAGAGCTCAAAGTAGAAGAGCGCACCGCCGCCCTCAAGCAGTCCAAGGAAGCAGCAGAAGTCGCGAGCCACGCCAAAAGTGAGTTTTTGGCAAACATGAGTCACGAGCTGCGGACCCCGCTCAACGGCATCTTGGGCTATGCCCAGATCCTCAGCCGCTCCCAAAGCTGGGGCGAAAAAGAGCGCAAAGGCATTGATATTATCTATCAGTGCGGCTCGCACTTACTGACCTTAATTAATGACGTTTTAGACATTTCTAAAATCGAAGCTCGCCGCCTAGAGCTAGAGCCTGCGATCGTTCACCTGCCCGCCCTTTTGCAGGGAATTGCTGAAATTGTTGGCATTCGCGCTAAACAAAAAGAAATTGATTTTGTGTATCTGCCCGATGCAGATTTGCCAGAAGGTATCGAAGCTGACGAAAAGCGCTTGCGGCAAGTGCTGATCAATCTGCTAGGCAACGCAGTTAAGTTCACCGATCACGGCAAAGTTACTTTTAGAGTTCGGCGATTGCAGGCTCCAGAAAATCACGCGTCAAGAAAGGAAATTCAGGCAGAAGATGCCGAAACTTCAACTGTACGCCTGCGCTTTCAAGTGGAAGATACAGGCATCGGCATCGATGCTGAGGCCATAGAGAAGATTTTCCAACCCTTTGAGCAGGTCAGTAACTACAAGCGCAATTCCGAAGGAACTGGCTTGGGACTGGCCATTAGCCAAACGATCGCTCAGATGATGGGCAGCCATATTTCTGTCCAGAGCCAGGTCGGAATAGGCAGCACATTTTCCCTAGAAGTCGAGTTTCCGATCGCGACTGAGTGGCGACAGTCCACCCTGAACGCCAATGGAGAGCGCCTAGAAGGCTACCAAGAAGAACAAAAAACCATTTTAGTGGTTGACGATAAGTGGGAAAATCGATCCGTTATTGTCAACTTACTGGAGCCTTTGGGCTTTGCTGTGATTGAGGCGGAGGATGGAAAAGATGGCTTAGAAAAAGCCTGGAAACATCAACCAGATCTGACTATTACGGATATTCTGATGCCTGTTATGAATGGCTATCAGTTAATTCAAGGGATTCGAGAGTCCGATACGCTCAATTCAATCCCAATTATTGTTTCCTCAGCCTCGGTTTCAAACCTGGAGCAACAGCAGAGTCTAGATGCTGGAGGGAGTGCTTTCTTAGGGAAGCCTGTCGAAGCTGAAAGCCTATTTCGAATGTTGCGTAAGTACCTACAGCTTACTTGGGTTTATCAAGCGCCAGTTTCGGATTTGAAACCAGAAGCGACATTGACTTTACCGGTATCGACCTCTGTGCCGGTGACGAGCCTAGCTCCTGTGGGTCTAGACGCTGTCCCATCGTCAGAGGCTCTAGCGCAGCTACTTGATTTGGCTCAGCAAGGCCGCCTGAAAAGACTCGTGGATCTTGCCCAGGATTTAGTTGTAGAAAATGCCCAATATGCACCTCTGGCAAAGCAGCTCTCTGAGCTGAGCAGAGGGTTTCAGGTCATAAAAATAGAGGAGCTGATTCAGCAATTGCTTAAGCAGGCTGCTGATAAGAAAGCTGCTGAATCGGAGAGAGGTGAATAA
- a CDS encoding HNH endonuclease, giving the protein MAQCYICETEIQSENRYKEHILLNSLGGKLKSDSLLCQECAPYFDKIDAALSNQLNFIGLLLNIKRDRGTNPPIKVTITGTGEKIFISAGGKPVSIKPVIQNSTIDGAPHLSISAKDKKQMREVLQGLKRKYPCLDVEAILDEAAPQGSYMTSPVHHEETVGGEEAFRAICKMAIGLYLHQGGTRDTIAHLIPYIKDGQNRSCVCFFYPDNFTALDGENLTVFHTLYVKGDPSEGILFAHIDFFSTFKFLVLLSDRYDGTPLNATYTFDVVKNETVALEMKIAISRQELLDLFEQQPHFNQEINRAWVDLKEAMSIKQTNDFVSTLSREAAKNFFKDVPEGSIPDKEVVADSMKDFMRKYVAFGYRHELGGMTLE; this is encoded by the coding sequence ATGGCACAGTGCTACATTTGCGAAACAGAAATTCAATCAGAAAATCGTTATAAAGAGCATATTCTTTTAAATTCACTGGGAGGCAAGCTAAAGTCAGACTCTTTGCTGTGTCAGGAGTGTGCTCCTTACTTTGATAAAATTGATGCAGCACTGTCCAATCAGCTTAATTTTATTGGCTTGTTGCTGAATATTAAACGCGATCGCGGCACCAATCCCCCAATTAAAGTAACAATTACAGGCACAGGAGAGAAAATTTTTATTAGTGCGGGAGGCAAGCCAGTTTCAATCAAGCCTGTCATCCAAAATTCCACTATTGATGGAGCACCTCACCTATCAATTTCTGCTAAAGATAAGAAACAGATGCGGGAGGTTTTACAGGGACTGAAGCGAAAATATCCGTGCCTAGATGTTGAAGCCATACTGGATGAGGCTGCTCCACAAGGTTCTTATATGACTAGCCCAGTTCATCATGAGGAAACTGTTGGAGGAGAAGAAGCCTTTAGAGCCATCTGTAAAATGGCGATTGGGTTATATCTCCATCAAGGCGGGACACGGGATACCATCGCCCACTTAATTCCTTACATCAAAGATGGACAAAACCGTAGCTGCGTATGTTTTTTCTATCCCGATAATTTCACTGCACTTGATGGCGAAAATCTTACGGTTTTTCATACGCTTTATGTAAAGGGCGATCCCTCGGAAGGTATTTTGTTTGCCCATATCGATTTTTTTAGCACCTTCAAATTTCTCGTTCTGTTGTCAGATCGTTACGATGGCACCCCTCTCAACGCTACATACACGTTTGATGTAGTCAAGAATGAGACGGTTGCTCTAGAGATGAAGATTGCCATTTCTAGACAGGAGCTTTTAGATCTATTTGAGCAACAGCCACACTTCAATCAAGAAATCAATCGAGCATGGGTAGATCTTAAGGAAGCGATGTCGATCAAACAAACAAATGACTTTGTCAGTACTCTTTCACGCGAAGCCGCTAAGAACTTCTTCAAAGATGTTCCTGAAGGCAGCATCCCCGATAAAGAAGTTGTAGCCGATTCAATGAAAGACTTCATGAGAAAATACGTTGCTTTTGGGTACCGACATGAACTGGGTGGCATGACTTTAGAATGA
- a CDS encoding DUF3493 domain-containing protein, translating to MPDPNPSPAGRRLQQRDPEAFERLRAEAAAPYKGLRQFIYVAFAASGGIGSFIFLTQILAGRDVSSALPNFALQVGVVALMIALLRWERRSPKNAAKRKKP from the coding sequence ATGCCTGACCCTAATCCGAGCCCTGCGGGTCGTCGCCTACAGCAGCGCGACCCCGAAGCCTTCGAGCGGCTGCGCGCCGAGGCCGCAGCCCCCTACAAAGGGCTGCGACAGTTTATTTACGTTGCCTTCGCTGCGTCCGGAGGCATCGGCAGCTTCATTTTCTTGACCCAAATCTTGGCGGGGCGGGACGTGAGCAGCGCGCTGCCCAACTTTGCCCTGCAGGTGGGGGTGGTCGCTCTGATGATCGCGCTGCTGCGCTGGGAGCGGCGATCGCCCAAAAACGCCGCGAAACGGAAAAAGCCCTAG
- a CDS encoding DUF1565 domain-containing protein, translating into MTHQDRVSPQGRMARRLAPVSLRAGLVSLLLLTLGVPAIASSSLPTATRDRPTPASTAQIPASARVLYVNPARGDDSSSAGGSEANAYRTITYALRQASANTVIQLAPGTYSRDSGEVFPLTIPAGVILRGDESNKGQTVLIVGGGTYLSPSWGGQSVAVRAEKTASVRGVTISNTADSRGTGLWVEDGTPVIRNNTFTNSRRDGILIAGSANPTIADNVFVRNGGNGLSVTRAAQGQIENNVFQSTGFGIAVGGTSAPRLASNRVIENVDGIYVNDNARPVLRGNTIERNTRDGVVATINAQPDLGTADDPGENILRNNGRYDLHNATRTNTIVAVGNDINRDRIVGKVDFVATSIPSSGSFSDVTGHWAEAYIAALASQDIIAGFPDGTFRPSEPVTRAQFAAIVAKAFNPAPQRGATTFSDIRSGYWATQVIQTAYRGGFLAGYPGNIFRPEQRIPRVQILVALANGLGLSPTNTNVLSVYQDGAQIPSYAVGPVTAATERQLVVNYPTATQLNPNREATRAEVAALVYQALVNAGKAEPIDSPYVVKP; encoded by the coding sequence ATGACTCATCAGGACCGCGTCTCGCCTCAAGGTCGCATGGCCCGACGACTGGCCCCCGTTAGCTTGCGGGCTGGATTGGTGAGCCTTTTGCTGTTGACGTTGGGAGTTCCGGCGATCGCCAGCAGCTCGCTGCCGACGGCGACCCGCGATCGCCCCACGCCCGCCTCGACCGCCCAAATCCCAGCCTCAGCGCGGGTCCTCTACGTCAACCCAGCTCGGGGTGACGACAGCTCCAGCGCCGGCGGCAGCGAAGCGAATGCCTATCGCACCATCACCTATGCCCTGCGCCAAGCCAGCGCCAACACCGTCATTCAGCTTGCTCCTGGCACCTACAGCCGCGACTCTGGCGAAGTGTTTCCGCTGACCATTCCTGCTGGCGTGATTTTGCGAGGGGATGAGTCTAACAAGGGCCAGACCGTGCTGATCGTAGGGGGAGGCACCTATCTCAGTCCCAGCTGGGGAGGTCAGAGCGTCGCTGTACGCGCAGAGAAGACCGCTTCCGTGCGGGGCGTGACCATTTCCAATACCGCCGATAGCCGCGGAACGGGGCTGTGGGTCGAAGATGGAACCCCCGTTATTCGCAACAACACCTTCACCAACAGTCGCCGTGACGGCATCTTGATTGCCGGTAGCGCAAACCCCACCATCGCGGACAACGTCTTTGTGCGCAACGGCGGCAACGGCCTATCGGTGACCCGCGCGGCCCAGGGACAGATTGAAAACAACGTCTTTCAAAGTACAGGCTTTGGCATTGCCGTTGGCGGCACCTCAGCGCCGAGACTGGCTTCCAACCGGGTGATCGAAAATGTCGACGGTATCTACGTGAACGACAACGCTCGCCCGGTGCTGCGGGGCAACACCATCGAGCGCAACACCCGAGATGGCGTGGTGGCGACCATCAACGCCCAGCCCGATCTGGGCACTGCGGACGATCCAGGCGAAAATATCCTTCGCAACAACGGTCGCTACGATCTGCACAACGCGACCCGCACCAACACGATCGTGGCAGTGGGCAACGACATTAACCGCGATCGCATTGTTGGCAAGGTGGACTTTGTTGCTACCTCGATTCCTTCTTCTGGCTCCTTCAGTGATGTGACGGGCCACTGGGCCGAGGCCTACATTGCCGCTTTGGCTAGCCAAGACATTATTGCCGGTTTCCCCGACGGCACTTTTCGGCCTAGCGAACCGGTGACGCGGGCTCAGTTCGCGGCGATCGTCGCTAAGGCCTTCAATCCGGCTCCCCAGCGGGGCGCGACGACCTTCTCGGACATTCGCTCGGGCTATTGGGCGACCCAGGTGATCCAGACGGCCTACCGGGGCGGTTTCCTGGCGGGCTATCCCGGCAATATCTTCCGGCCTGAGCAGCGCATTCCGCGAGTGCAAATCCTGGTGGCCTTGGCCAATGGCTTGGGGCTCTCGCCCACCAATACCAACGTGCTGTCGGTGTACCAGGATGGGGCGCAGATCCCGTCCTATGCCGTGGGGCCGGTGACCGCAGCCACAGAGCGCCAGCTGGTGGTGAACTACCCAACCGCGACTCAGCTCAACCCCAACCGCGAAGCGACCCGGGCAGAAGTGGCGGCTCTGGTCTACCAAGCGCTGGTGAATGCAGGCAAAGCAGAGCCCATCGACTCGCCCTACGTGGTCAAACCCTAG
- a CDS encoding alpha/beta hydrolase, producing MATGRAIAAEQVLLKYSILRETVSVADLTALAEHGELSSGLRTNLSLAGQNPAEVRKALSRTVKVNPLLADRLLNSRAGNLVLDEMSTVIHTPSGRGDRQALRGALVLAAADDGQVSLIEVIQKYPTQEVQVEGDRLVDAYRQLQVLSGQLPGVDLLNKLPF from the coding sequence ATGGCAACAGGGCGGGCGATCGCCGCTGAGCAGGTTCTGCTCAAGTACAGCATTTTGCGAGAAACGGTCTCCGTGGCAGATTTGACGGCTCTAGCGGAGCACGGTGAGCTTTCGTCCGGTTTACGCACCAATTTGAGCCTCGCAGGCCAAAATCCCGCCGAGGTGCGCAAAGCGTTATCGCGCACGGTGAAGGTCAATCCGCTCCTCGCTGACCGCTTGCTGAACAGCCGGGCAGGAAATTTGGTGCTCGACGAGATGTCTACGGTGATCCATACGCCATCGGGACGGGGCGATCGCCAGGCGTTGCGGGGTGCGCTCGTCTTAGCCGCAGCCGATGACGGCCAAGTGAGCCTGATCGAGGTGATCCAAAAGTACCCAACCCAGGAAGTGCAGGTTGAGGGCGATCGCCTAGTGGACGCTTACCGTCAGCTTCAGGTCCTCAGCGGCCAGCTGCCCGGCGTTGATCTGCTCAACAAGCTCCCCTTTTGA
- a CDS encoding low-complexity tail membrane protein, with protein sequence MRSFWSEPFLWIHLAGLAAVPLALEVVCLGLAAGDPILPAWLEFLLVAGVGIGPVLLMQWLRPFSIFSVLAVSLKPEQLSLDQRRMLSLFRTPASHVAAIAASVFMALVLWKLYQIAPIAAIATPLAPKDHVVGLAVASVAFLGANLFLHVPVSVVRVMVVSESAFSATQPYPLERIDRDFLLPGLRVNQILPTFAQEAGQVAAAPPTAAKRSAEEMAPPDASSSSPEQE encoded by the coding sequence ATGCGTTCATTCTGGTCAGAACCGTTTTTGTGGATCCATTTGGCGGGACTAGCTGCTGTGCCTTTGGCGCTGGAGGTGGTGTGCCTGGGGCTGGCAGCGGGCGATCCGATTTTGCCGGCGTGGCTAGAGTTTTTGCTGGTGGCTGGTGTGGGAATTGGGCCGGTGCTGCTGATGCAGTGGCTGCGTCCATTTTCGATTTTTAGCGTGCTGGCGGTGTCGCTGAAGCCGGAGCAGCTATCGCTGGATCAACGGCGAATGCTGAGTCTGTTTCGGACGCCAGCAAGTCACGTGGCGGCGATCGCCGCTTCGGTCTTTATGGCGCTGGTGCTCTGGAAGCTCTATCAAATAGCGCCCATCGCCGCGATCGCAACTCCCCTAGCGCCCAAGGACCACGTCGTTGGCCTCGCCGTGGCATCTGTGGCTTTCTTGGGAGCAAACTTGTTTCTCCATGTACCGGTCAGCGTGGTGCGGGTCATGGTGGTTAGCGAATCGGCCTTTAGCGCGACGCAGCCTTACCCACTTGAGCGCATTGACCGCGACTTTCTTTTGCCGGGGCTGCGGGTGAATCAGATCTTGCCGACGTTTGCGCAGGAGGCTGGACAAGTTGCAGCTGCTCCACCGACGGCGGCCAAGCGAAGTGCTGAGGAGATGGCGCCCCCGGATGCTTCCTCGTCTTCGCCAGAGCAGGAGTGA
- the infB gene encoding translation initiation factor IF-2 yields MNNGKVRIYELSRELNLDNKDILAVCDQLNIAAKSHSSTISEADAERIRASAEKLAGSHASAVAIKPNSPSHGAGTMSQESKGRPAVKKPQILEVRHREPSSSQESDDSTLKAGPAPVRPASVQPSSRPTPPVRPAKPAPARDEAASAEVKESAAPATPTRNAASEGPVTPPVSRPAVRQVRSAAELLGPPSRPSSQQADDDDQGIRPSQVERPILKRDRADQDTETREARTGEPRRREGGRPPERTDRSTSSVPELRRPTKPVRPTRSTGETEDEGEEIAVTSVDDQDPLELKRPTPPRLKRVAGKKQREDDESEEFADKPTKAAPKSKRRHQEFLEDDEEDIDSDLEDGQGDGATLVSLSLMRPAKPKAEGTSKPTGTHQRARKPPTRNSGDSNQRSSRREQRQETKRERPTKITLSNELTVQELADELVVAETEVVKILFMKGIMATVTQTLDIPTARIVAEELGVELEAAEQAAEARKVTEMIDANDLESLTRRPPVVTIMGHVDHGKTTLLDSIRKTKVAAGEAGGITQHIGAYHVDVEHDGRVEQVVFLDTPGHEAFTSMRARGARVTDIAILVVAADDGVRPQTIEAISHAKAAEVPIVVAVNKIDKESAQPDRVKQELMEYGLVPEEWGGDTIVVPVSALNGENLDTLLEMILLVAEVEDLQANSDRAARGTVIEANLDKARGPVATLLVQNGTLRVGDILVVGSVFGKVRAMVNDRGKRVDIASPSFAVEVLGLGEVPAAGDEFEVYRDEKEARQTASSRAAQQRQSRLQQTMASRRVSLNSFSAQAQEGELKELNLILKADVQGSVEAILGALQQLPQKEVQVRVLLAAPGEVTETDVDLAAASSAVIIGFNTTLASGSRAAADHAGVDVREYDIIYNLLDDVQAAMEGMLEPEMVEEPLGQVEVRAVFPVGRGAVAGCYVQSGKAIRNCKVRVQRRGQVVYEGNLDSLKRMKEDVKEVNSGFECGIGIDKFSAWEMGDIIETFRMVSKRRTLSMA; encoded by the coding sequence ATGAACAACGGAAAAGTCAGAATTTACGAGCTATCACGGGAACTCAATTTGGATAATAAAGATATTTTGGCGGTTTGCGACCAACTGAATATTGCGGCCAAGAGCCATAGCAGTACCATTAGCGAAGCAGATGCCGAGCGGATTCGGGCATCGGCGGAGAAGCTGGCGGGTAGCCACGCTTCAGCAGTCGCTATCAAACCCAACTCCCCAAGCCACGGCGCTGGAACCATGTCTCAGGAATCAAAGGGTCGTCCTGCGGTCAAGAAGCCTCAAATTCTAGAAGTGCGTCATCGCGAACCGTCAAGTTCACAAGAGTCTGACGACTCCACGTTGAAAGCAGGGCCTGCACCCGTGCGCCCTGCTAGCGTCCAACCCTCTTCGAGACCGACCCCGCCCGTCCGGCCCGCAAAGCCCGCTCCGGCTCGGGACGAAGCAGCCTCCGCTGAGGTCAAAGAATCCGCAGCTCCGGCAACCCCGACTCGCAATGCCGCCTCAGAGGGGCCTGTGACCCCGCCCGTTTCGCGGCCGGCCGTTCGGCAAGTCCGCTCGGCCGCTGAACTCCTTGGTCCCCCGTCGCGGCCCTCGTCTCAGCAAGCCGATGACGACGACCAGGGTATACGGCCATCCCAGGTCGAGCGTCCTATCCTCAAGCGCGATCGCGCAGACCAAGACACAGAAACCCGCGAGGCCAGAACTGGCGAGCCCCGGCGTCGCGAAGGCGGACGGCCTCCTGAGCGAACCGATCGCTCCACCAGCAGCGTCCCTGAACTGCGCCGTCCAACCAAGCCCGTTCGACCCACCCGCTCCACGGGTGAAACGGAAGACGAGGGCGAAGAGATCGCAGTCACCAGCGTGGACGATCAAGATCCCCTGGAGCTCAAGCGGCCCACCCCGCCTCGCCTCAAGCGCGTCGCTGGCAAGAAGCAGCGTGAGGACGACGAGAGCGAAGAATTTGCTGATAAGCCCACCAAAGCAGCACCCAAGAGCAAGCGTCGCCATCAAGAATTTCTGGAAGACGACGAAGAAGACATCGATTCGGACCTCGAGGACGGCCAAGGCGACGGCGCGACCCTGGTGTCTCTATCCCTGATGCGGCCTGCCAAGCCCAAAGCCGAAGGCACCAGCAAGCCCACGGGGACGCACCAGCGCGCTCGCAAGCCGCCCACCCGAAACAGCGGCGACAGCAACCAGCGGAGCTCCCGCCGCGAACAGCGCCAAGAAACCAAGCGCGAAAGACCTACCAAGATCACCCTTTCCAACGAACTCACAGTGCAGGAATTGGCTGATGAGCTCGTTGTAGCAGAAACCGAGGTCGTGAAGATTCTCTTCATGAAGGGCATCATGGCCACGGTTACCCAAACCCTGGACATCCCGACAGCGCGCATCGTGGCTGAGGAGCTAGGAGTTGAGCTAGAGGCTGCTGAGCAAGCGGCCGAAGCTCGCAAGGTCACCGAGATGATCGATGCCAATGACCTCGAGAGCCTCACTCGACGTCCGCCGGTCGTGACCATCATGGGCCACGTTGACCACGGTAAAACGACCCTGCTCGACTCGATCCGCAAGACCAAAGTGGCAGCGGGCGAAGCAGGCGGTATCACCCAGCACATTGGCGCATACCACGTTGATGTGGAGCACGATGGCCGGGTTGAGCAAGTTGTCTTCCTGGATACGCCCGGTCACGAAGCCTTCACCTCCATGCGGGCTCGAGGTGCGCGCGTCACCGATATTGCCATTCTGGTGGTGGCCGCCGATGACGGTGTGCGTCCCCAGACGATCGAGGCCATCAGCCACGCCAAGGCGGCTGAGGTGCCCATCGTGGTCGCGGTCAACAAGATCGACAAAGAATCGGCTCAGCCGGACCGCGTGAAGCAAGAGCTGATGGAATACGGTCTGGTACCTGAGGAGTGGGGTGGAGACACCATTGTGGTGCCGGTGAGCGCCCTCAATGGCGAAAATCTCGACACCCTGCTGGAAATGATCCTGCTGGTGGCCGAGGTCGAAGATCTCCAAGCCAACTCCGACCGGGCGGCCCGCGGAACGGTCATTGAGGCGAATCTTGACAAGGCTCGAGGCCCTGTGGCGACCCTTCTGGTCCAGAACGGTACCCTGCGCGTTGGCGATATTCTGGTTGTGGGCTCGGTCTTCGGTAAGGTCCGGGCGATGGTGAACGATCGCGGTAAGCGCGTGGATATTGCGTCGCCTTCCTTCGCCGTCGAAGTTCTAGGTCTGGGCGAAGTGCCTGCCGCTGGAGACGAGTTCGAAGTCTACCGCGATGAGAAAGAAGCGCGACAAACGGCTTCTAGTCGCGCGGCTCAGCAGCGCCAGTCCCGCTTGCAGCAGACGATGGCTTCTCGCCGGGTGTCCCTCAACAGCTTCTCGGCTCAGGCTCAAGAGGGCGAGTTGAAGGAACTCAACTTGATTCTCAAGGCCGACGTACAGGGCTCGGTCGAGGCTATTCTGGGCGCGCTGCAACAGCTTCCCCAGAAAGAGGTGCAGGTCCGGGTGCTGCTGGCAGCGCCGGGCGAAGTGACCGAAACGGATGTAGATTTGGCGGCGGCTAGTAGCGCGGTCATCATTGGCTTCAACACGACGCTGGCTAGCGGCTCTCGGGCTGCGGCAGATCACGCTGGGGTCGACGTGCGCGAATATGACATCATTTACAACTTGCTGGATGATGTCCAGGCGGCGATGGAAGGGATGCTCGAGCCTGAAATGGTGGAAGAGCCCCTCGGCCAAGTCGAAGTTCGGGCGGTGTTCCCGGTGGGACGTGGAGCTGTGGCGGGCTGCTATGTTCAGTCCGGTAAGGCGATTCGAAACTGCAAGGTTCGGGTCCAGCGCCGCGGCCAGGTGGTCTACGAGGGGAACCTCGATTCTCTGAAGCGGATGAAAGAGGATGTCAAGGAAGTCAACTCTGGCTTTGAGTGTGGCATTGGCATTGACAAGTTCAGCGCTTGGGAGATGGGCGATATCATCGAGACCTTCCGCATGGTCTCGAAGCGTCGGACTCTGTCGATGGCCTAG
- a CDS encoding YlxR family protein, with product MQPNCRRCISCRTAGPKVAFWRVVRVYPSQAIQLDEGMGRSAYLCRTSDCLQAAQKKNRLQRSLRSPVPPGIYDVLWERLHTQAALAANLPNALSNEDTTR from the coding sequence GTGCAACCGAACTGCCGCCGCTGCATTAGCTGCCGCACAGCCGGGCCTAAAGTGGCCTTTTGGCGGGTGGTTCGAGTCTATCCGTCCCAGGCGATACAATTAGATGAGGGAATGGGGCGTTCTGCCTACCTTTGCCGAACATCCGACTGCCTGCAGGCGGCGCAGAAAAAAAATCGTCTCCAGCGATCGCTGCGATCGCCGGTACCCCCCGGTATCTACGACGTGCTCTGGGAGCGCCTCCACACTCAGGCCGCCCTAGCAGCGAACCTACCCAACGCACTGAGTAACGAGGACACAACGCGTTGA